GATAATCCTTATTAAAACCAATAAACAGATAGAGATTATCTATTGGACTAAAATCCCTTCCTTCTGCTATGATGAGACATGTTGGGCAAATGTCAGATAAAAATACATATCAAGCAAAGTGAGGGATTAGGATGAAAAAAATGGCAAAGATATTATTAATAGGATTGATGCTGGTAACCTTAGCTGCCTGCGGTAATGGAGGCGGTAACGGCGATGCAGTTGCAGAGGAGTTGGGTTTTGATGGAGAATTGCTTTTTACCGGCTCTTCTACCCTGGCACCTACTATTTCTCAGATAGCCGATGAGTTTCAGAACGAGTTTGGAACTTGGGATCAAGTAGATGATTCCTTGCCGGCGGAAGCTATTCAAATCAGTGTATCCACTGGTGGGTCTGGTGCCGGAGCAAAAGCCGTGTTGGACGGAACAGCGAACGTAGGAATGTTGGCTCGTCATGCACGGGAAGAAGAGCGAGAAGCCTTAGAAGAATACCAGGAAGCTGTTATTGGCATGGATGCGTTGTTGATGGCTGTCAATCAAGAAAATCCACTGGGGCAAATTCAATCGGAAATAACAGCAGAAGTGGTGAGAAGCATCTTTTCTGGAGAATGGACTCACTGGAATCAGGTAGATGAAAACCTTCCAGAAGAAGAAATTGTGTTATTGGTTCGTGATGTAGGCGGCGGTGCGCATGGAGTGTTCCAAAACGCTATTATGGGTGAAGTAGAT
This region of Tindallia magadiensis genomic DNA includes:
- a CDS encoding phosphate ABC transporter substrate-binding protein; the protein is MAKILLIGLMLVTLAACGNGGGNGDAVAEELGFDGELLFTGSSTLAPTISQIADEFQNEFGTWDQVDDSLPAEAIQISVSTGGSGAGAKAVLDGTANVGMLARHAREEEREALEEYQEAVIGMDALLMAVNQENPLGQIQSEITAEVVRSIFSGEWTHWNQVDENLPEEEIVLLVRDVGGGAHGVFQNAIMGEVDVTETAIEVPSMTGLVDRLMENPLAMGYASFGVAEMHQDDLVAFVLDGVEPSVENILDGTYPVARPLVLVWNGELNPAEAAFMEYIKSEKGIQILDEMGFVPVQ